From a region of the Pseudomonadaceae bacterium SI-3 genome:
- a CDS encoding carboxymethylenebutenolidase yields the protein MTSQWIDIPAQDGKTFKGYLALPPAGHGPGIVLIQEIFGVNEHIQSVADQYASDGYVVVAPDLFWRSEPGVQLGYGEEDWEQAFSLMQALDFDLAIDDLRRSVELLRGRDDCNGRVASVGYCMGGVLSFLSAANAGVDAAVCYYPGSIEKRLDHAERITCPTLFHFAEEDDHIDSDAVAAVQEKMAQVGQAQIETYPGVDHGFNCWARPMYNQNAAALAHGRSLVFLAENL from the coding sequence ATGACTTCACAGTGGATCGACATTCCCGCGCAAGACGGCAAGACCTTCAAGGGCTACCTGGCACTGCCGCCGGCCGGCCATGGCCCCGGCATCGTGCTGATTCAGGAAATCTTCGGTGTGAACGAACACATCCAGTCGGTCGCCGATCAGTACGCGTCCGATGGCTACGTTGTAGTGGCCCCGGACCTGTTCTGGCGCAGCGAACCGGGCGTCCAGCTCGGTTATGGCGAGGAGGACTGGGAGCAGGCCTTCTCGCTGATGCAGGCGCTGGATTTCGATCTGGCGATCGACGACCTACGGCGCAGCGTCGAGCTGCTGCGCGGGCGCGATGACTGCAACGGCCGCGTGGCGTCGGTGGGCTATTGCATGGGCGGCGTGCTGTCGTTTCTGAGCGCAGCCAATGCGGGCGTCGATGCTGCAGTCTGCTACTACCCCGGCAGCATCGAGAAACGCCTGGACCATGCCGAGCGGATTACCTGCCCGACGCTGTTCCACTTCGCCGAAGAAGACGACCACATCGATAGTGACGCGGTGGCCGCCGTGCAGGAAAAGATGGCCCAGGTCGGTCAGGCGCAGATCGAGACCTATCCGGGCGTCGACCACGGCTTCAACTGCTGGGCACGGCCCATGTACAACCAGAACGCTGCGGCGCTGGCCCATGGGCGGAGCTTGGTGTTCCTGGCCGAGAACCTGTAA